GATCCACCCATGAACGCCCCCTTCACACCGCCCGCGCGGCAGCCCGCCACCGCCCAGGATCTCGCCGCGCTGCCGCTGATCGAGAAGTGGATCTCGTTTGCCACCGTCTCGCGCGACAGCAACCTGCCCTTGATCGAATGGACCCGCGACTGGCTCGCTGTCCACGGCGTACAGAGCGAACTCACCTACGACGACACCGGCCGCAAGGCCAACCTCTGGGCCACGCTGCCGGCGGCCGACGGCGAGACCAAGGTCGGCGGCATCGTGCTCTCCGGCCATACCGACGTGGTGCCGGTCGACGGCCAGCCCTGGGACACCGACCCCTTCGTCGCCACCGTGTCCGGCGACAAGCTCTACGGCCGCGGTGTCACCGACATGAAGGCCTACAGCGCCACCGCGCTGTTCATGGTGCCCGAGCTTCTGCGCCGCAAGCTCAAGCGGCCGATCCACCTGGCATTGAGCTACGACGAGGAAATCGGCTGCATCGGCGTGCGGCCGATGATCGCCAAGATGGTCGACCAGGGCTTCCGCCCGGCCGGCTGCATCGTCGGCGAGCCCACCGGCATGCAGGTGGTGATCGCGCACAAGGGCAAGCACGGCTACAAGACTTCGGTGCGCGGCCACGAGGCGCATTCCTCGCTGACGCCGCTGGGCGTGAATGCGGTCGAGGTGGCCTGCGAATTCGTCGCCAACCTCAAGTCGATGGCGCGCCGGCTGGCCGCCGAAGGGCCGTTCGACCCGCTCTTCGACGTGCCATTCACCACCATCCACACGGGCGTGATCCATGGCGGCACCGCGCTCAACATCATCCCGCGCGACTGCGAGATCGCTTGGGAGATTCGCCATCACCACCTGAACTCGCCGGTTGCCCTGTTCAACGAAGCCAAGGCCTTCGGCGACAGCCTGGTGCCCGCCATGCAGGCGGTGGCGGCCGACACCGGCATCACCCACCGCCAGACCTCGGTGCTGCCCGGCTTCGCCACCGACGCGGCCAGCGAAATCGCGCAGATGGGTTTCCGCTGCGCCGAGGTCGACGGCGCCAGCCAGGCGGTGAAGGTGTCGTTTGGCACGGAAGCTGCGTTGTTCCACCAGGTCGGCGTGCCGACCATCGTCTGCGGCCCCGGGCACATCGCCCAGGCCCACCAGCCCAACGAGTGGGTGACGCTGGAACAGCTCGCCTGGTGCGAGCGCTTCATGCGCCGGCTCGCCGACGAGGTCTGCATCGACTGATCCCCGCTTTTCGCATCCATCGTTTTCAGGACCCATCGACATGACCGCAGACCGCCGCCGCTTCATCGGCACCAGCTTCGCCCTCGGTGCCATCGCCGCCTCCGGCCGCGCCTTCGCCCAGGCCTCCGGCCAGGTCGTCCACATGGTCGTGCCCTTCGCCTCCGGCGGCGTGCAGGACATCCTGGCGCGTTCCATTTCCACCGAACTCGGCCTGGCCCTGGGCCAGACCGTGCTGGTGGAAAACCGTGCCGGCGCCGGCGGCACCGTGGGCACCGGCTACGTCGCCAAGGCCGCACCCGCCAGCAACACCATGGTGATGGCCGCGGCCAGCCACAACATCGCCGGCACGCTCTACACCAAGCTGAGCTATGACCCGCAGAAGGACTTCGCGCCCATCGCCCACATCGGCACCGCCGACTACGTGCTGATGATCCATGCCGACGTGCCGGCCAAGACCGTGGCCGAATACATCCGCCATGCCAAGGCCAACCCCGGCAAGCTCAACTACGCCACCAGCGGCGTCGGCAGCGCCACCCACCTGGCCATGGCGTATTTCAACGGCAAGGCGGGCATCGACGTCGTCCACATTCCGCTCAAGGCGACCGGCGAGGCGATCAACGAGGTGATTTCCGGCCGGGCGCAGGCGGTCATCGCGGCGAGCATCGGGGCGCTGGCGTTCGCCAACGATGCCCGGGTGCGGCTGATCGGCGTTACGTCCACCCAGCGGTCCAAATACCTGCCTTCGGTGCCGACCATCGCCGAAAGCGGTCTGCCCGGCTACCGCTTCGACTCCTGGTTCGGCCTGCTCGGCCCCGCCGGCACGCCGCCCGCGCAGATCGCCAAGGTGAACGCCGCCGTCGGCAAGCTGCTGGAAGACCCGGTGATCCTGGAGCGGCTCGACAAGCAGGGCATCCGCCCGCAGGCGATGAGCGCCGGCGATTTCGGCAAGCTGCTGGCGACCGACTACGTGCGCATGGCCGAAGTCGTCAAAGCCTCCGGCGCCACGGTGGAGTAGTGAGCCCCTCGGCTTTTTCACTTCGCTTCGCTGCGTGTAAACGCCATCCCCCAAGGGGAAGGCTTCGCCGAGTCCAGGGAAACCCTGGCCTGGTGAGTTGTGTGCCCCTCGGCTTTTTCACTTCGCTTCGCTGCGTGTAAACGCCATCCCCCAAGGGGAGGGCTTCGCCGAGTCCAGGGAAACCCTGGCCTGGCGAGTTGTGTGCCCCTCGGCTTTTTCACTTCGCTTCGCTGCGTGTAAACGCCATCCCCCAAGGGGAGGGCTTCGCCGAGTCCAGGGAAACCCTGGCCTGGCTCTACTTGGATATGAGCGCTTTCGGGTGGCGGCGCCCGGTGTGAGCCCCCCCTAGGGGGAGGGCTTCGCCGAGTCCAGGGGCCCTGGGCTGGCTCTACGGGAACATGGGCGCCATCTGGGGGCGCCCGCTGTTTGTGGCAGGGGAGGACTCGCGCATCGAGCGGGTGAGCCGGCGTGGGGCAGGGCGCCGATAGACTCGTCGGCTCTTTTCCCTTTCTCGC
The nucleotide sequence above comes from Xylophilus sp. GOD-11R. Encoded proteins:
- the argE gene encoding acetylornithine deacetylase, which gives rise to MNAPFTPPARQPATAQDLAALPLIEKWISFATVSRDSNLPLIEWTRDWLAVHGVQSELTYDDTGRKANLWATLPAADGETKVGGIVLSGHTDVVPVDGQPWDTDPFVATVSGDKLYGRGVTDMKAYSATALFMVPELLRRKLKRPIHLALSYDEEIGCIGVRPMIAKMVDQGFRPAGCIVGEPTGMQVVIAHKGKHGYKTSVRGHEAHSSLTPLGVNAVEVACEFVANLKSMARRLAAEGPFDPLFDVPFTTIHTGVIHGGTALNIIPRDCEIAWEIRHHHLNSPVALFNEAKAFGDSLVPAMQAVAADTGITHRQTSVLPGFATDAASEIAQMGFRCAEVDGASQAVKVSFGTEAALFHQVGVPTIVCGPGHIAQAHQPNEWVTLEQLAWCERFMRRLADEVCID
- a CDS encoding tripartite tricarboxylate transporter substrate binding protein, whose product is MTADRRRFIGTSFALGAIAASGRAFAQASGQVVHMVVPFASGGVQDILARSISTELGLALGQTVLVENRAGAGGTVGTGYVAKAAPASNTMVMAAASHNIAGTLYTKLSYDPQKDFAPIAHIGTADYVLMIHADVPAKTVAEYIRHAKANPGKLNYATSGVGSATHLAMAYFNGKAGIDVVHIPLKATGEAINEVISGRAQAVIAASIGALAFANDARVRLIGVTSTQRSKYLPSVPTIAESGLPGYRFDSWFGLLGPAGTPPAQIAKVNAAVGKLLEDPVILERLDKQGIRPQAMSAGDFGKLLATDYVRMAEVVKASGATVE